From the genome of Ptychodera flava strain L36383 chromosome 13, AS_Pfla_20210202, whole genome shotgun sequence:
GGTTCCTTCACCATCAAATTTCACAAGGCTTGAAAATTTAGCCAAAAAATCACCAACTTTGTACTTCATCTTATAAATGAAGTACGAAGTATTCATCCATAACGACAAACTCGCATTTCAAAGGCGACTTTAATCTTATCAAGAACATTAAAATTCTTATATTCAAAAATTGTGCATTATAACATAGGAAGTGATACAGTAAATAATATCTCTCGATCTACTGTTTATCTTTTGGCACTCTGTGATGGATATCGcaaatttgttcattttgtgaATTTGAACTCATGATCTTTGTATTTCCGTGAGTCTTGTGTAGAAATTAGACGTGCAGCATGTTCTGTCGTAATTTGCATTTGAATCTGTCTGTTCGTACCACCTGTCTTCTCAGAGTCTAATTTTCGCAATTATCATTTACCTCTAGCTGACCATTGTAGTTTACAGTGTACATTTTCAGCTTGCTAACGCCCTCTCGGGTCTAACTTCATAAATTCGATGAAGCGACGTCGACGATTCCCTTACATTTCGTACTTTCGTCTGGCTTCCTGTCCCATTTCTACCACTGATTGCCCTCTGTGAACGTATAGGGTCAGTGTATGGCCAAAATATTCGGCAAACATGTCAACAAGGTCACATGATCAAATCCATGAGTTCCACTACCTTCAGTGTGTAACTTGTCATGATATGTTCTCAAACGAACTTGGCATCGATGGAGAAAGTGAACGACGGGTTAAAGTCGTTGAAGAGTCAGGTAAAAGCGGTAGACTCTATCTTCGAACAACTTGTATTTTACATCATGAATTCTTTCAACAACAGCGATGCCCAATAGCTTTCCCCGGTCGGCATTATCTTACCAACTCCTGGCCCTAGTCTATACCACTACAGTACAACCAATGATAGAATGGAATAGAGAACCAGAAGATGTTATCCGGTTCGTCTATGCGTTACTGAACTCAATCAATGCCATTTCACCATACATTTCAACACTGTCCATCAATTTTTGTAAGCTCAGTAACTGAGGCAGTTGTCCATGTTGTTGGTGTATGACTCCGTAAAAGTGAAACACAGTTAATCAATGTAAACTGCGCACCGCCGGGTTGTTTGGATACTATTATCTTCGACTGATTTTCCAAAGTACGTCTGTGAAGACTTCCATCGTTATGTAcacttaaacaatttttttgagaaGATGCTTACACTTTTTCCACACGTTACCAACGATACGTTCACTGAAATTAAAATAGGTTTAGATTATGTCACCCTTGAAAACGCGCaatgtttaatttttcttttggtCAAATCTCGCGGTTGCTTAGCTTTGGAATAAGGGACATTCCTCAAGGGTTTGAAAGAGAATCGGTCAGATTACCCGGTGATCTGAGTAGAGCAGGCACGTCCACTGGAATCAAGttgaactgttttttttaacgAAGTCGCTCAGCTGTTCACTGTACACCCGTTTTTCTAAGAATTCATTCCCCGTTCCTCAACAAATGTTGTACGTATGCAAACTACTATTCATTATGCATTTCCTTCAAAGCCGAGTTGATGACAGCCAATAATAATACAGTATTACGTGCATATGGTAACGTGCCAGCCAGTGATACTGACACTTGAATGTTGTTCCGGCAGAACTATGGCAATCACGTCCATGTTGGTTGAAGAGGAAAAACAAATATGTGATGTGGGTATCATTTAAATGAGGGAAAATGACATTCTCTTTACAGATTTGCCGTAATTGCGATAATTGTCGTAATAGTTGCGGTAATTGCAATAATTGTCgtgattgtaaaatataaaacggTGCTTTTCCTCTCGACTATTCTTTCATTCTTTACTTCTCTTTTCTTAAGAAAGCAAGCTCACAACCTCACATTTTACAAGCACAAATTGGACAAGTATACGTGTGTAAATAATATTGCAGGTTTGTTGGGACGCATGAAATTTGAATCTTGGAACAGCATCGTTACTTTCTTCCACAGTTTGCTTTACCCTTCGAAGGTCATGGGGTCAGAGCTTTCTTAGAGCAGGTCATTGACATAGTTCACCCAAATTTGACACTAAAGACCAGTACATTGCAATCGGATctttaaaatatgaaacaatCGTTGAAATTTTCCGACCCGATATACAATTTGTCAATCATATACTGCTTTGGTTTACTGTGTGTACCTACCAATACCTTATACGCTCCGTGCGCACATAACTTTTCCTAGAAATCTCCTAAATCCCACAATTTTGTGGACATGGTGATCAGTCTTACATATTAAGGTGACAAGACCATCTTTGTCGAAGTAAAACGTCTTTTTTTAGTCTATGATGCTATTTTTCTGTCTGTAATTGATTCTTGCTGCATTGTATGGGGCAATACTACAAAGACGAATTTGCAACTTGAAGAATTTACAAACTTCAAAAGATGGCCAGTAGAGTCATACTTGGAGTTGATATCACAGTGTCCACGGAAACTCTTTTCTCACGTCTTAAATGACTACCGATTGACCTTCGTATGATTTATATAATGGCTGCCCACACTTTCAAAGTTCCGAATGGTCTAGCGCCtgactgttaaatattttcgtGATGTATCTTATAGGAATGATTTTAATACTCATGGTTCCAGTAACCGTAATTTAtatgttccttcattcaagacAAGTATGTGAACAAAGGTCATTTATTTATCGTGCAACTATCATTTGCGATATTCCTCTTTCTAGAAACACCGGGAGTTAGTCGCAGTTTAAAAACCCACTTACGCAATTTTCTTCACAACTTATTTATGAATAAAGGTTTTTCATTGGATTAACTAATTTTTCCTTTGTCATATGCGGTATTTATACTTTGTTTTTGAATTGTATCAATGTGTACTCACTGTTTTTTCCAGTGATTATATTAATTCGCTTGATTTCATAGTATATTGTTCTTTTTTGTGTAATGTCATTTATTAGAGCTCtaatgtaaattacaatattttgtaactcagactaccctcttgaaataaagtgtaataataataaaatgaatCCTTGAAGGCAAAAAACGCTTCTACTTTCACTATCTGATGATGGAAAGTTTGCCATGTCAATTAAACCTATTGTGTTATACAAAATGTCTGTACAAATGGTATTGGGCATCGTCAGAAAAACACGCTGTCACACATTTAGTAATGTGACTTATGTGATCCGGCCTAGTAGGCCTCTTGCgaatcaattttacaattttacaattcttttgtttcgaatttttcattttttgtattcagagTTCATCCTAAGTATAAAATTATATCGTCTTCCTTAAAATAAGATCTGTTTTTCCTAGCTATGACAAATGTgagagaaaagaaaattcaatTCTTCTTTAACAACTTCAAAAGGCATGTGAACATTGCTCGGTCGATTCCATGGTGCCAAGAATGATAGATTCATATCCCACACGTCTAAGAAAACGATCCAATCGTCGTGAAAGACGTCCCGCAAAAGTTTATTCATGTCTTGAAGAATATAATCGCTAGCATAAATATGTGAGTCTGTCGATCGATGGTCACGTTGATGAGAGCCTTTAACGATAACTACTGTGTTGCTACAGCGTCTTTTCAAACGCAGTAGCGACTCACGAAGCAATGTGAGACGTTCTGAGTAACTGACCAAGGTCCATTGGACATAGTGCGCCCATGGACTTATCAATATAACGTAATTACAGTTTTCTGTTTTCAGATTGTCAAGAATGTGCTGTTCGAATAATACATCTGGGTTTGGCTCTTTGATGCGGTATCTGGCCCTCCCTGTAATCGGCAGACCGTGGAATCGGAAAGTCATATTGATATTCTCCTTTTCGTGGCGTACGAGGGCGTAATACATTCGCATATGGTCCTGGTGGCAACTGAATCCGGTAAGATTCAACAGTTTTTGGTCCGGAATGTGTACCTCACCTGGGTAACCTAAAGAGCCAACTAGAGCTAGAAATAGTTGACGAATGGTCGAGTCCCCAAGGAAatagatatttttgttttttaaacagTGTTTAACTTCATCAACAGTGTATTGTTTATTTCTGCACACCATGGAATGCCAAACGTCATCTAGCCAATATCCTGAAGTAATGGATGTGTTGTCGAATATACCGGGTCCACAAATCGGCAAGGAAGTGTGACTAATTTTCCTCTCCGAGTCTGCAAAACAGaattaataaacaaaattgCATTCGTTCTGAACGATAAAAATACTAAAAGCAAATAATTATCGTCTCTAAAATCAGATGACATGGTTAGTTGTATATATTTGGCGTTGTGGGGTGAAAAGTTACACGCACCCTACGAACCTTCTTACCTGAAACGATATTTAACTAGGACAATCAAAGTCACAGAGGAATGGAATTTATACCAAGTATAATATGTGTTACCTGAAACACTGACGACATCGGGGGAACTTCGAACCGGTGTGAATAACGTTGACCTAGCAAAGAAATTGATATCCTGAATTTTGGTGcgtgaaaaaatacaatattattgtggAATGTCAGCAGaagttaaaaatatgattttaagtgAAAGAGTCACGgtgcaaaatataaaaatagtgtcaatgacactttgcttaCATTTGGTTAGATGTTgcaggccagagtgagtgtaCGTACGATATTTAACAGCTTCTACAGGCCTTAgcttgtaatattcaatgtcacaggcatttgaacacattttgacaCCAATACAAAGGCAATGACTGTAATAGTCGGTAACTGTTGCTATggacacatacatatacaacaCCATGTAGCATGGTACATCGaaattagtgatacaatctaCCGTAACAAAGTAAAGATGTCCTCTCGTAATATTGTATCGCATAGAATTTATGAAACCAATTTGGTAGTTCATCGAGCAGtaatatttaagaaaacaaTTTATTATTGGCTTGGAGGTCTTTGgtgtatttttgtacaaatcatCAACGACATGTAAAATTCTGACTCACATAATAGAGATTTTCACCAAATTTACACTTTTGCTGCTCATTAGCAtactttttgtaaatgttaactTACTTGCAACAAATTCCCATTTACAATTGAGTATGCATCTGCACAACAAATATAAAGCTGAAATTGTGAAGCAGCTCTAAAGTTTTTGGAATCGGACCAGGGAAACAGCAAATTGTCCCAAAAGTACAATTTGACAggttttgttaaaatttgaacaaaactgagaTAGATCATAAGAACCTTTCAAGTTTGTCAAATATCGAAGCAATCGGACCAGCAATTTCAAAgagttatttttgaaaaaaaaggggaaaaatgaCCAAACGCTCCATATATGCAaagttcaccacaatttgaactcAACTTAATTTACTCCttggaacatgcataccaattttcaaaacaatcatacgagcgatttcagagaagatgattttgACCACAAAGGGgacaaattgcaacaaaatacaaacaccacaatttgaataaatctaattTAAGGCACCTTtatgaacctgcataccaagtttcaatcaAATCTAGCTTGTGGTTACAGAACTTCAGCAATTAGCACGATTTTGCCTTTTTTTACCCCATTTACATATTGTtaacactgacatgttcatttgaacaaatttcacatCTCCTCCTCTAGGttcacctgtacaccaaatactagaGTGGTAGGTTCTGCGGTTTTTTAGTTTTTGATTCGGAcggacatgcatgcatgcatgcatacgtgCATACCTTCTTACCTCCCTACCTACCTTTCttcatacaaacatacatacatacatacatacatacatacatacatacatacatacatacatacatacatacatacatacatacatacatacatacatgcatgcatgcatgcatgcatgcatgcatgcatgcatacatacatacatacatacatacatacatacatacatacatacatacatacatacatacatacgccacCGACCTACCATATGAGCTCTGATTGGTATATATACAAATACCAAAAGTGAGCTAAAACCATTCATATTATCAAGTATATACTATTAAATAATTGTTGTTATAAAATCGTCAACTTACTTGTCAAACAGGTACGTTTTGTTGCCAAGCAACTCAGTCACTCGTGCATCCATGTTCTTTGATTCCATGTAGGTCAGGTGATCACATGATAATTCGCTTGGTTTGTCACAAACCAAGACAGTTTGTCCTAATACAGTAGTGTCCTGATATTTGCACTGATCCAACTTTGTCCTGTCATCTCGTTCTATGACACACTCTGTGGTTTCGCCTCCTATTGGTCCATCTCTGAACAACCCCTTCCACGTCACACGACGTTCACTTGGTCGGTACACCTCGTTCAACCAATTAACTGTTTCGGCAGGATAAACCAGTGTTATGTTAATATTCATAAGTCCTTTGAATccacaataaaaatgcaaactgtAGGATCCGTTTCCGTGATCTAAAAAGCGACCTGACGTGCGAAAATTTCTATCTTCAGTCGACATTGTAGCATACCAAAAGTCACCACCACGATGACGTTGATGCCCTTTAGAGTCCAATGTATCGATTTGAAAATGAACGATGTCTCCCATATTCAAGACAGTGTGCGtgttagaaattgaaaatactgcTTTATCAGTTGATATGCCCACTGTAGGTCGAACTGCAGCCTGGTCTTGATTCACTATCACCTTCGAATTCGACTTGGCATCTTGGCGCTTTCGgccattattttcatgatatgcAATACGGATCTGTTTAGCTTTTTGAGCCTCAAACTGATACGCCACATCCTCGCTTGGGTATGGATGGTCGACCCAATGTTGGAGAGTTGTCTTCATAGAATATCTAAACTGAAATGTGAAAAAGGCAAGATGAATGAACAAAGTATTAAGGCGCTCTGTCTTTGCTTGGATGGCAATAAACGATGCCGTGAGAAAATACAGAGTTCGATAGTTCACAAGGTTACACTGTAGTTGTACCGAAAGGCCATATTTATGAATTAACAATATTAGCGAACTTCCAAATTAGCTAACTATTAACCGCCAAAGTGGTTAGCATGTAAGTTTGGTTAGATAAATCGTATGTTTATTAGATCAATAAGGTCCTTGACAGAAATAATTTTCCATAGTATTATGTGTTCCAATCTTCTATTTGCTTTTGCTTGCCCCATTTATGCTTAACTCTAATGATGCTAAAACGGCAGTCAAAATTCCATTTCAAGGtggtaaacaacaacaaactgtACGATGTCTACTGCACTTTACGTGTACCGCAGGCTATCGTAGTTGACAGAGTCAACACATCAATTTGGTACTTACCAGTATAAGTGTCAACATCAAACAGAATACACAAAGGGGAATGCCATACACCAGCAATCTCTGTGATGGTATCATTTTTCCTTCAAATCTTTGGTCGTTATATTCATACTTGACTGTAAGAGAAATGTTAGACTTTGTCATGAACAATGACTTCTCTGTATCAACAGTATCAAGTCCAATGCCATCATGCTGCATGCAATTTGTGACTACCTCAGAGATCTCATGGGACAAACTCACCAGTTTAACCAAAATAACACCTAACTACACCAATAACACTTTCATTCTTATTCGTGGTTTAAAACAGGGAATGGGTTGTTGACCCCGTATTTATACTGTCAAGAACAGGGACAGTTCGGGTGTGCATCATGTCATGTGTTAGGAGTAGATACCGGCTGCACTTCTGACAAACAAAACAGCGTTGATACTCATGCGCAGTAAACCTACACTGCACAGGCAAAGGTATGCCAATACTTCATTCTTGTGAACTCGCTTTGTGTGTATCGTTCTTCACAAGGCCTACCAGTGGCCAGGCTGAAATGCCGAGAACGGGTGTAAAGACCTTAGGTGCTTGTGGCATCGATATCGTGCTTATTTAGTTATTTTAATACCACTACACTACAGTATCTCGGCACACTATACACTCGACTATATCCCCGAATGTGTGTCACAAATCAGACAACATAAGTAGCGCTTCTTTATATGGAGACCAGTACAGCTCTGACAACTATCCGTATAACGATGTAACTATGTTCTAAGATGCCTTTGTTAACATACATGAGTGATTGAACAATCTACAGCATATCATGTACCTAACGTAAAAGCAACACATTGCACCCGACGCGGGAAGATTTGGTTTGCACAGCGAGGTGGTATCGAGTAGTAAAACAAATATCGTTACGAAGTATATGTTTGTGCTTCGTTTAGTGCATTATTGCGCCGATATTAGTCCTTTTCGTAAATAGTTACCTACAGATTCTCCCAGACAATGCTGCACATCGATTGAATACGACGCAATTTTTTCAACGGGCCGCCATGATTGCAAGTCAGTCTTGTTAGTGACGGGGATGTATTGTAATTAATAActaacttggtaaaattttaaCTAGGTATACGTGCAAAGATCACGCTCGGATCTCTCAGGTAAGGTTTCGGCACAGGGGATGGCGAGCAGTAGATTGATTTATTAATTATGATAAACAACTATTAGGTAGTATTAAAACAGTTTTATAACAAGCTTAAGTAATGCATCTCGGGGCAACGATTGGTCCAATGAAGAGGTCAGATTACTTCAGCCTAGTCAGAACGGAACCTGCAGGGACAGCCATGTATTATAAAAAACCTCTGCAAAAGCGGCTAAACAGGACAGTTGAGCAATGCCACCGGAAAATCAAAGCACTTAAACCTGTTCAGAAGTTGTGGGCAGCAAAAGACGAAACGGTAGAGGGAGTATATTGATGCCTTTCATCGAGGAACTGTCTCAAATCACAGCTTAGTCATATACATATTTTACCAATACTCAAGGTTTAGGGAACCTGGGAGTGTTAGACCTAACATAATACCACGAAGTATTGTGTGTGTGGACGCACACGGACTTAAACTATTAATCCTCCGtgtttgcaaatcacaaatACTGTCTCTGAAGAGTTTCCAGTTTTATCTATTTCTTTGTTCACACTATTTAAAATTGGAAACCTTTCAGCGACActatttgtaatttgcaaacatgggggattaatagtttgagtTCGCTATGTCTACAACACGAAGTTCAGTCTTTGCTTTGGTGTTTTAGCCGGGTTAAGCGCCCTCTCCAGTTCAAAAGATATAGTAAAATAAGGAAATGTGGCTCCTCACATCGACAATTAAATTACGTTAGGAGTTATGTGTTTTAATGTTTTGTGGTATGGTTTGATAGTGTATCTGTACAGAGATTATTTTTGTGTAGTATATTCTTGTTGTATGCTTTGTTATATGTCGGCTATTTGATGTTAGAAATTAGCAGACCAAAAATCGTGTAGGACCCCATTAGACCTGCATGGAAGTCTAACCCTGGTAAAAAGCCATACAGTGGAAATTTACAAACCTTTATGGAGCAAAACTGAGCACTTGTACGACATGGGCACAAGCAAAGCATTTCTGCAAATCTTTCGTCCCTGGCTAAGTCATGATTAACTGAAACAGAAAAACTAAAAAATTTGCTTACAACATTTATAgggaaaatctaaaaattttggtgtaaagaCATATGTTTGACTTTAACTACATTTGACTGGCAGAAATCATACGGCATTTTAGACCTTGGCCGCACTGAAATTTATACTCTGCTTTCAGACATATTGCTTTAAAACCCGCCCAAAAGGCGGCACATATGCATATTGGCAAGTAGTGGAAGTTACCTACTGGGACGAAGTCGGGCCAGTTTTTATCTGTGACACTGTGATCCTTGGAGACTTTCGTTTCTGAGCAGTTCTGTCATGAGTCACTTGAGTTTATGTGTTTTTTGGTTCACAtttcattgctttgatattcTACTTTTGTTGCTAGAATGTCCATGTTTTGATTTGTGAAGGCTTGTGTTGATTTGAGACACTTTCTCGAAGAAAGGCAATGATATGTTTCCTCTACTACTTCGTCTGTTGCTGTCCACAACTTTCTTGTACCTGAATTTAAGTGCTCTGATTTTTTCGGGCGTATGGTTCGGCCTACGGGCCCtagcacgctcgggcccttccgccgtacaacctcgATCCGCAAAATTTATaccagggccgtaaagattataattaattaaaataccTGTCGCGCGAGGGTGTTCATAACGTTCCTGAAACGGCCTTGTCCGTTCACATAGCAAGTAGAGGTGATTTTAAACCCACCTAAGAAAATCCCTTTTTGTTCGCAATCAACCAAAGGTGTGTCCAATAAGCTTCAGTCGTTCCGTTTAATATGTATTAGTTATTTATCACAATTGATAAAGCAACGCATTCTTCGCCATCCCCTGTGGTTTAGGCCGAGAATGGAAACTTTATTCTTTATGTTGAAGTTAAGCAAATTTTCTGCGAGAAAATTTAATTGATACATTGATGCAAATATAGTACATTACTAATATGATATTCTATTGCCAATATTGTCCCTACTAATATGTACTGTTTGTTATAATAGAGTAGATGCATATGCTAACATGATGTACAGCTAATATAGTACATACTAATGCtaataatttttactttttgaatTCATCTCCGTTGTTGATTAGCAGTTTAGAAGTGATAGATATCCAACAATTCTGCTTTGAAACGAATAGAGGTGTGAGTATTGGGTAGTTCGACCTGTTTCAATGGAATTTAAATCACTAGTCTGATAACAAATAACAAGTACTTCCACCCTGATTTCCACAAattctggtcacatgacatcagTCGGCGGCGATTTCATACGAAGCCGTAGTGTTTATCTCCTTTGTCAATCTGGTCGCatattaatttaatttcttcACCGGCTTCACTGGCTTCACTGGCTCACAGGTAACTTAACACTGACAACGTATTTCACATGTCGAGCAAGATACGATAAAATATCTATAAAAGTTTTGTGTTGCAAGTACCATTTAACTAGATCGTGAGAGTACCAACGACGGAAGAACAGGTCAACTTTAGTCACAAGATTAAATCATTGAAGATAAAGtactttaaaaatacaaaagtaaGTGCATATAGTTTTCTTGATTAGATATTTGTTGTCGTAATGATGTTTATACATTCATTGCTTCATTGCAAGTGCTATGTTCTGTCTCATCGCTGGATAAAGAGAGTCATGCGTACACAATTATAGTCTTCTATATGGAAACGAGAGGTTGAATTAATAGCCATGGGTCGGGAGATAAAACTTCTGGTAGCGAAAAATTAGATATCAAGAAGGGTTGGGAAAACTTTTCTGAACCATGAGGCGACAAACATTTTGAAGAGTAAGTTTAAGTTAACAATGATATACAGAAAGTCCAATGGCTCGAAAATTATAAATAAGGAAGAGGCATAACATGAACTCATGACGTCTATGCCAAACCCAGTCTGACAACATAGACGTCAGACTCTAAATCATATATATACAACATTTACAATAGCTCAACAATGCTGAAGTGCCTTAAAGAATAGCATGTACGTGAAGATACAGAAACGCGAATCTAGAGTGGGTGGTCTTTTATTCGCCTGAAATGGTGTAACATCACAAGAATGTAAGGCAAACCTTAATCTGCGGTTGATGCTACCAGTTTGTAAGGACAGTCATGCAtgtatcattaaaataatgtagaGGTAGTGAAGATCctgatagtattaatattcataatattagtcatttgcaatattttatagATTGCATGCCCTCAGGTAGACAGTATTCAGAATTTGCGTAACTCACTGTCTACTCAAGTTGCATGATGAACAAAGTAAAAGGCGCACAGAAAGGATTTGTAAAGGGCAAAGGTTAAGACAAGGCGTGCTTGTTTGAAATGATAGAACATTGCAATCATCATCATTGTGGCGCTAATGTTGGTATAACCTTACATTGACATGGTCTATGGACCTAGTACTGTTTTGATCCTAATTTAAGTTTCGATTCTCGGCCTTCTACAGGTAATATTGGTTCAAAAAGTTACAACAATTTTTCCTACTTGTTCAGTCCTTCTTACTGCTCGAACAATCATGTCAAATTTCGTGTTCTTAAACGTATCAATTCAGTAATACAGTGTATGATGCCCAATTTTACTGTTAACAATACACCTTTTGTCTGGATTACATGTTGTCAGTTGTACACAATGCGTTCCATTGAAAGACTAATACACTAACGTTCCGTTCAACATACTTCATAAAACATCTATTTGTTATAAAGTTAgagtttttttcagtttttcagcacgaaaaacacaatattgtcAAACGTCACAGCGATTGCCCGTTCAAAAACAGAGTTGCCGCTTTTCCttaaagattttgaaaaaatcatgacgCTTTGAATGTAAAACATGCAAGCTTTGTTGAATAGACTTTGAATGTCTGCCAAAATATTTTCGTCGAGCATGCATACACTGTCGGCAAAAGGGTGACAGTCTCGACGATGTTCCGCTTTTTAGAAAGGTCgtttatcatattttgaaataaaaccgACACTTGATCTTATCTATGCAGAAGTGTTTTCTTAATTTGAAATTGCAGTTTTGAATCCCCTTTTAACACCAGAACAAGCTGTACACCATTGTTgattaaacattttttaatcACAAGACAAACTTATCAGTCAGGAAGTTGAGTTTACCGATAGTGGAGTTTTGTTCTTAAAAGCAGGCCGGTCACATTGTTGCTCATTCCTCGACTAGTCTGTTTTCCGATCAACAAGTCACTCTAGGTTTAGCCGCTGAATCAgacaattgagaaaaaaaggaATACTTTTCACGCCAGTAATCTGTATGAATTCTAATTGCAGAAATCACAATGGCATGGAAGCTTCATGGTCGTGTCGATGTATTGGCCGTGCTACTGCTGGTGATCACCAAAACCAATAGTCAACAACAGACATTCAAGTACTGCCAGTCGATGACGTCGACACGAGTTGGTTCACGTTTTGATTGTTCATCGTTACAGCTGGCCAATGTGCCAAGCTATCTTCCACACTCGGTCACCGAACTCAATATGGACACAAACTATCTCCAAGATCTCGGTGAAGAACCTTTCATACATTTGCCCCAACTTAGAAAACTTGTTCTGTCGAACAGTGACATCTCTGTACTCTCTGAGAAGAACTTTCAAGGTTTAGGGAATTTGAGAGTGTTAGACTTGTCTATGAACAGGATACGGAGTATCGAATGTGAAACGTTTTCTGATCTCTCAAGACTTGAGGTTCTCGATCTAAGCGGAGCTGTCACGACGCCTGATACAAGCTGTTGTTACAAATGGGAAATGCTGGACAAACGATATCGCAGGCTTCAATCAGGGCAACAAACACAAGGTGC
Proteins encoded in this window:
- the LOC139147149 gene encoding NXPE family member 4-like; amino-acid sequence: MIPSQRLLVYGIPLCVFCLMLTLILFRYSMKTTLQHWVDHPYPSEDVAYQFEAQKAKQIRIAYHENNGRKRQDAKSNSKVIVNQDQAAVRPTVGISTDKAVFSISNTHTVLNMGDIVHFQIDTLDSKGHQRHRGGDFWYATMSTEDRNFRTSGRFLDHGNGSYSLHFYCGFKGLMNINITLVYPAETVNWLNEVYRPSERRVTWKGLFRDGPIGGETTECVIERDDRTKLDQCKYQDTTVLGQTVLVCDKPSELSCDHLTYMESKNMDARVTELLGNKTYLFDKSTLFTPVRSSPDVVSVSDSERKISHTSLPICGPGIFDNTSITSGYWLDDVWHSMVCRNKQYTVDEVKHCLKNKNIYFLGDSTIRQLFLALVGSLGYPGEVHIPDQKLLNLTGFSCHQDHMRMYYALVRHEKENINMTFRFHGLPITGRARYRIKEPNPDVLFEQHILDNLKTENCNYVILISPWAHYVQWTLVSYSERLTLLRESLLRLKRRCSNTVVIVKGSHQRDHRSTDSHIYASDYILQDMNKLLRDVFHDDWIVFLDVWDMNLSFLAPWNRPSNVHMPFEVVKEELNFLFSHICHS